In Solanum pennellii chromosome 3, SPENNV200, a single window of DNA contains:
- the LOC114076508 gene encoding uncharacterized protein LOC114076508, which produces MDDQHGSCSASRSRIDRFTDLQLSRFSATTSKPGPFCRKSFKEIKTSLKVRLQSLRRDFEILMMKSGESIASFLSRAMTIVSQMRSYGKKVTDQIIVEKVLRSLNPKFDHVVAAIEESKDLSVFFFDKLMGSLQSHEARINRSVEKNEEKAFQGRGEFRGGRGRGYGRGRGRNIGHMSSLPSLCAYKG; this is translated from the exons atggatgaccagcatg GTTCATgttcagcatccagatcacgcatagatcgatttacCGATCTCCAgctcagcagattcagtg CAACTACATCGAAGCCTGGTCCATTCTGCCGAAAGAGTTTCAAGGAGATTAAAACGTCATTGAAGGTGAGACTACAATCACTTCGGCGTGACTTTGaaatattgatgatgaaaagtGGTGAATCTATTGCTAGTTTTCTGTCAAGAGCAATGACAATTGTCAGTCAAATGAGATCATATGGAAAGAAGGTCACTGATCAGATTATTGTTGAAAAGGTATTGAGAAGCTTGAATCCAAAATTTGATCACGTAGTTGCGGCTATCGAAGAATCTAAGGATCTATCagtttttttctttgataaacTGATGGGATCTCTTCAATCTCATGAGGCAAGAATCAATCGTTCAGTTGAGAAGAACGAAGAAAAGGCATTTCAAGGAAGAGGAGAATTTCGCGGTGGTCGAGGCCGTGGTTATGGAAGAGGCAGAGgaagaaatattgggcatatgtCATCACTGCCATCGCTATGCGCATATAAAGGCTGA